The DNA sequence AACTATCCGCTCGTTGTTTGGACGGAAAACTCACATCAGTATTTTCTGTCGGTCGCAATCTACGTATTCAGTGCAATCGGTGGTTCGTGCTATGGGTCCAAGGCAGGGCTTACGCATCAAAACCTTGCCGTAAATCGTTTGGGTGTGGTATGTTCCGTCGGAGTGGCAAGTAGGATTGGTCGCTTGGAGGCGCCAAAGCCAAACGCATGAAAGCTGCACTTGACCCAAACTACCTGCTACACGTGCTGAAACATGCGAATTTTGATTCGTAAGCCCTGGGGTCCAAGGTTATCCGCTGATTGCGCAGATTTTACTGATTTTTTAAGGAATCGCGCAAGATTGAGCGCGTATAGATGTCGTTAAATCTATTATCCAGGAGGCGCTAAGATGCCGCTTTCGTCTGCTCACTGGGTTGGTCGACTGGCTGGCTGAAAACCGGGAACCGTCCTGGTCCCCCGTCCAATAATGCAAACCATTGTGATATAGTCGTGAATTATGAAAGGGTTTCTAATTCGCCGCTTCGAATTCTTCACATTTTGTGTACTTTTCGTTACCGCTGCCTCAGCGCAACGACCGCAGCGCCAAAATGTCGGTCCTCTGGTCGATGGCCGCATAGTCATGCCGACGAACCAAATCGTTTCTCCACTGGGAGTGCAAATCACCTTTCCTGGCCGGCCGGTCGATGTGGCGCTCAGCCACGATGGCCGCTTGTTGGGCGTGCTCAACCGCGATCAATTGTTGACCTTCGATGCTGCTTCAGGAAAGATCATCGACACTGCAAAAATCAGCGGCTCTAGTTACAAGGGCATCGGCTTTACCCCCGATGGCAAGCACCTATTTGCCTCGACGCTTCCCAGCTCTCGATCCAGCCGCGGCGATCAGGCTCTGGTTGGTTTTTCTGTCGGAGAAGATGGACGGTTGAGCAAACCGCGGGCGATTTCCGTGAATCCATCCGGTGCAGAAGATGCGTCGACCGAACTGAGCACCGATGGCGAGACCCGGTACGGCAGCCGACAGGCTCCTGCCGGATTTGTTATTACGCCTGATGGCAGCCGGATGTATGTCGCTTTGAATTTAGCCAATGTCGTCGCCGAGATCGACTTGGCCAGCGGCAAAGCCGTCCGATGGATACCGGTCGGAAATGCGCCTTATGATGTCGCGCTTGCGGGTGAAAAGCTTTACGTTAGCAACATGGCCGGCCGCCTTCCGAAGCCAGGGGAGCCGACTGGCCCATCGGGACGCGCACCGGTGGTGAAAGTCGATCCGCGAAACATCGCTTCCGAAGGATCGGTGTCAGTGGTCGATTTGAAAGCCAATCGAAGCCGCAAGGAAATCGTCGTCGGTCGCTATGCGGCAGGGCTGGCAGTTTCACCCGATGGGGAATATGTCGCTGTCGCGTGCGCGAACAACGACACCGTCAGCGTAATCGATTCGAAGCATGATGAGGTCGTGCAGACGATTTCGGTACATCCCGCTCCCGATTTGCCATTTGGCAGTTCGCCCAATGCGCTAGCTTTCAGCACCAACGGCAAGTGGCTGTACGTCGCCAATGGTGCTAACAATGCCATTGCCGTCGTCGAATTTGCGCCGCCGAACTGTCGCCTGCGCGGTTGCATTCCGACTGGGTGGTATCCAGGCAGCGTCGTTTGCGACACCGCACGTAATCGGCTGATCGTCGCCAATGTAAAGGGCATCGGCTCGCGCAATACGGAGTGGGAAGGAAAGCGAATCGTTAAGGGAGAAAAGGTTTATGGATTCAATTCCCGCGATTCCATGGGGAGTATTTCACTGGTGCCGCTGCCAAGCCTTGAAGAACTCAAGCAGCAGACGGCCGCGGTTCTGGCGAATAATCGCTCGGCGGAGATTGTCGCCGTCCGCGCCCCGCCGCGGCAGAACGTACCTCCGGTTCCGATCCCTGAGCGACATGGAGAGCCGTCGCTCTTGAAGCATGTCTTCTACATCATCAAGGAAAACCGAACTTACGATCAGGTCTTTGGCGATCTTCCGCAAGGCGAGGGTGATGAGAAGCTCTGCATTTACGGCCGCGAAGTCACCCCCAACCATCACAAATTAGCTGAGGAGTTCGTCCTACTCGACAATTTTTATTGCAGCGGCGTACTGAGCGCCGATGGCCACCAGTGGACCGATGAAGCGTATGCGACCGATTATCTCGAAAAAGCCTTTGGCGGCTTCCCTCGCAGTTATCCCTACTCAGGCGGCGATGCTTTGGCTTACGCACCTAGCGGATTCATTTGGGATCACGTGCTGGAACACAAGAAAACTTTTCGTGTCTACGGAGAGTTTGTCTCGGCATCGGTTACTTGGAAAGATCCGAATCGAAAGAAGCGGCCGACGTTTATGGATTGCTATCAAGACTATCTTGCTGGCAATCAGCAAATCGATATTCGAGCCACCGCCAACATCAAGACCATTGAACCGTACCTCTGTCAATCGTTCATCGGCTTTCCCAATATCGTATCCGATCAGTATCGGGCTGGTGAATTTATCGAGGAATTGAAAGAATTCGAGCGCCGCGGCGAGATGCCGAATTTCTCGATCATGCTGTTGCCCAACGATCACACCTCCGGAACGCGCCCTGGCATGCCCGTTCCGGAAGCTCAAGTAGCCGACAACGACTTGGCGCTGGGGCGAATCGTCGAAGCCATCAGTCACAGCCAATTCTGGAAAGACACTTGTATTTTTGTCGTGCAGGATGATCCGCAAAATGGCTTTGACCACATTGACGGCCATCGGACGGTGGCGCTGGTGATCAGCCCCTACACAAAGCGCAAGTTCGTCGATAGCACGAACTACAATCAAACCGGCATGGTTCGGACTATTGAACTGCTACTGGGACTGCCTACGATGAATCAGTTCGATTCGTCGGCCACCGCGATGCGAAACTGCTTCATGGACCAACCCGATCTGACGCCCTTTACCGCGGTACCGAACAACATTCCGCTGGACCACCTCAACCCACAGCTTTCAGACATCCGCGATGCACGGCAACTTTATTGGGCACGCAAGTCGATCGCAGAGCGGCTGGACGAGATCGACGAAGCGGACGAAGACACGCTGAATCGCATTCTATGGTTCGCGGCACGCGGCGATGACGCGACGTATCCGGCATGGGCGATCTCTCTCGATCCGGATGACGGCGATGACAAGGATTAGCGGGCAGCTTCATTCCTTTTTCGGTTCGTCGCCAGGGAGCGCCGACTGGTAGAACTTTTCCAGATCAGCGCGCAGCTTCTTCAGCGATACCTCATGGATGTACATCATGTGGCCTCCTTCGTAAGCGCGCAGCGTGATGTGCTTTTGCAGTTCCGGAGGCAGCCGCATGTGCTCAACACTGTAAATGGCAGTCGCGGGTGGGGTGGCCAGGTCATAGTAACCGCCGGCGACGAATAGTTTCATGTAGGGCACGGCCGACATTGATTGGCGAAGCGTGTCGGATGCGTCGGGGAATCGATTAGAGTGTCGTCCGTAGTTCCACGGCTGAACTTCGCTGGTGAGAATTTCGTAAACGCGCTCGTCGTCGAACTTTAAATCGTTGCGAACGTAGTCGTTGATGGCGGCGGTGAACGGACCGAATACTTGTTCGGCACTGGGATCAAATTCAGGTGATTCGCCGGCGCTGTCGGCATCGATGCCGGTGAAGCGACTGTCGTAGCGCCCGATCGTGCGATCGCGAGAGCGCAACAGCTCTTTGCCGAAGCGTTGCATCGAAATTCGCAGGTTACAATTCAACACGTATTCCTTGCGCAGCCCTGTAAATCGCGCCAATTTCTCGGCGACGGCGCTGCGCTCGGCCGCACTCATGGAATGACCTTTCATCAGCGCCAAGTTGTAGTCCTGAAGCGAAAAATCGGTCGCTTGCTTGATGACTTCTTCCAGTGAAAGCGATTGCAGGTCTCCGGGCAGTGCATGGTGGTACCAGGCCGTCGCCGCGTAGCCGGGAACGAACAAAATATATGGCAGATCGTTTCCGGGAGCGAAACCGAGCGTTTCAAAATTCAGCGCCGGCGAGATCATGATGATGCCGCTGGGCGGCATGTTGTAGCGGTCGCGGAGATAGCCGGATAAGCCCCCTGCTCTCAGCCCTCCGTAGCTTTCGCCAAGGAGAAACTTGGGTGAGCGCCAGCGACCGTACTTGGTGACGTAATTGTGAATGAACTGACCGACGCTGCGGAGGTCTTCCTGAAAGCCGTGAAATTGATCTTTATTTTCGCCGCTGGCCGGCCGACTGAAACCGGTACTGACCGGGTCGATGAACACCAAGTCGGTGATGTCGAGTAGCGAATAAGGGTTCGCGGTCAATTCGTACGGCGGCGGCAGTGGCGAAGCGTCGTCGGGTATTTTGATCCGCTTGGGGCCTAACATGCCCAAGTGCAGCCAGACCGATGACGAACCCGGCCCGCCATTAAAGGCAAACGTGATCGGCCGCTGCCCCAAGTCGTTAATGCCGTCTTTGGTATATGCGACAAAGAAAATCGCTGCTTTAGTTTTTCCAGCATCGTCCTTCATGGCAAGCGTGCCGGCGGTCGCAGTATACTCGACCTCTTTGCCGCTGATGTTGGCCGTATGCTGAGTTGCCGAAACTTTTTCTGGCAGCTCCGCTTCCGCCTGCTTTTCCCTTACTGTTTTTTCGTTGAGTTTGCCAGTACCTTCTGCGGCCAATGCCGTGACAGCCAGCAAGCAGAAAACCATAAACAGGAACGACCAAAGCAATTTCATCGGTGTCAACCTCATCAAGATGGGAACGAATGGTTCGCAATTGTATCATAAACACACTCGCCAACGCAGCCGTCGTATCCTTCGTGGAACGACGGATTGTTCGCCGCCGCTGCGATCGCGTCGTATCTGCCCACAAGTGACTGCATTAGATTCGCTCGATGACACCCGCGAGATGGCATAAGCTGTTCCGCCCAAACCATGTGAAGCGAAGTGCAATCATCCAATCATAAGATCGCTAATTGCAGAGCAAATACGAGTGGCACCTCGACCAATGACCTGTCCTTAACTCCGCCCGACGGTTGAGTTTCCGGAGGCATAGCTCAGGTGTTCAACGGCAGGAGAAAATCAGGCCTCTGGCTCGGGCTACTCGGCGCCGCCAGAGGCCCCAGGTGTCTTTGGAGCACCCCCAGCCTGGCTATCCCTGGTCAGGTTGCGCGCCTGTAGAGCCTACTTCCGTTTCACCAGGCAACCCAAGTCTAGCACGATGCGCAAAAAAGCTACGAAAAAAATCTGAACGAAGCCTTGCACAAAAGCCCCTACAGAGGTGAAGGCAAGATGCACGTCTAAAATACAAAAACTTCGAGTGATGTAGTCAAGTCGGCATGGTGTATTGCGGAACCTTCAGTCGTTCGCCGTCCTGCTTGGCCGATTGGCTAGCCACAACACCAGCGACCGTCATGTTGAGTGCGTCGGCAATATTGCACCATGGCGTCCGGTCTTGGAGGATGGCAGTGACGAATTCGTTCATCAGTTGCCCTTCTGCGCCGCCGTGGCCGCCGGGATCAACGTTAGGAGGCAGCGGCGGACGCGACAAGTTCGGCAACGTCGGCTTTTTCCCGTCGGCGTTTGCGACGCCTTCGAAGGTTCCCCAGTGCTTGAGGTCTTTAAGATCGCCTTCGAAGGAACCGAGTTCCCCTCGGAAGCGGCCCTTCACGCCCTTGTGGCCGGCCGTATCAAAACTGCAACTCATGTGACACATTCCGCCATCACTCGTGCGGAACAACGCGCATTCCGTGGCAAAAGTATTGTTAAATTTGTTCGCTCCCGGCCTCAGCCAATACCAATCGCCCGGCCGACCTTGCGCCGAGACATGCGTGAAGCTTCCACCGGTCACGCCAACGTAATAGGCGGTCGAGTGGGTCGGATACCATAGCGGAGGCAGCCCCTCTCGCCATCCCTTATAGGAAGGCATAGGCGCCTTGCCATCGTGAAAATGACAATACTCCCCTTCGGAATAGACGTGTCTGCCAAATCCACCTGCCTGGTAAATTTTCCGCATC is a window from the Pirellulales bacterium genome containing:
- a CDS encoding bifunctional YncE family protein/alkaline phosphatase family protein → MPTNQIVSPLGVQITFPGRPVDVALSHDGRLLGVLNRDQLLTFDAASGKIIDTAKISGSSYKGIGFTPDGKHLFASTLPSSRSSRGDQALVGFSVGEDGRLSKPRAISVNPSGAEDASTELSTDGETRYGSRQAPAGFVITPDGSRMYVALNLANVVAEIDLASGKAVRWIPVGNAPYDVALAGEKLYVSNMAGRLPKPGEPTGPSGRAPVVKVDPRNIASEGSVSVVDLKANRSRKEIVVGRYAAGLAVSPDGEYVAVACANNDTVSVIDSKHDEVVQTISVHPAPDLPFGSSPNALAFSTNGKWLYVANGANNAIAVVEFAPPNCRLRGCIPTGWYPGSVVCDTARNRLIVANVKGIGSRNTEWEGKRIVKGEKVYGFNSRDSMGSISLVPLPSLEELKQQTAAVLANNRSAEIVAVRAPPRQNVPPVPIPERHGEPSLLKHVFYIIKENRTYDQVFGDLPQGEGDEKLCIYGREVTPNHHKLAEEFVLLDNFYCSGVLSADGHQWTDEAYATDYLEKAFGGFPRSYPYSGGDALAYAPSGFIWDHVLEHKKTFRVYGEFVSASVTWKDPNRKKRPTFMDCYQDYLAGNQQIDIRATANIKTIEPYLCQSFIGFPNIVSDQYRAGEFIEELKEFERRGEMPNFSIMLLPNDHTSGTRPGMPVPEAQVADNDLALGRIVEAISHSQFWKDTCIFVVQDDPQNGFDHIDGHRTVALVISPYTKRKFVDSTNYNQTGMVRTIELLLGLPTMNQFDSSATAMRNCFMDQPDLTPFTAVPNNIPLDHLNPQLSDIRDARQLYWARKSIAERLDEIDEADEDTLNRILWFAARGDDATYPAWAISLDPDDGDDKD
- a CDS encoding peptidase S10, with the translated sequence MKLLWSFLFMVFCLLAVTALAAEGTGKLNEKTVREKQAEAELPEKVSATQHTANISGKEVEYTATAGTLAMKDDAGKTKAAIFFVAYTKDGINDLGQRPITFAFNGGPGSSSVWLHLGMLGPKRIKIPDDASPLPPPYELTANPYSLLDITDLVFIDPVSTGFSRPASGENKDQFHGFQEDLRSVGQFIHNYVTKYGRWRSPKFLLGESYGGLRAGGLSGYLRDRYNMPPSGIIMISPALNFETLGFAPGNDLPYILFVPGYAATAWYHHALPGDLQSLSLEEVIKQATDFSLQDYNLALMKGHSMSAAERSAVAEKLARFTGLRKEYVLNCNLRISMQRFGKELLRSRDRTIGRYDSRFTGIDADSAGESPEFDPSAEQVFGPFTAAINDYVRNDLKFDDERVYEILTSEVQPWNYGRHSNRFPDASDTLRQSMSAVPYMKLFVAGGYYDLATPPATAIYSVEHMRLPPELQKHITLRAYEGGHMMYIHEVSLKKLRADLEKFYQSALPGDEPKKE
- a CDS encoding Gfo/Idh/MocA family oxidoreductase → MKVRNQTTNIDWLSCQGEEGTSAGRRNQTTRRVFLQAAGLGAAALATQGVVSGAETAVGKDGKPIQGFEDITKAGTESSKGWKPISDRKIRVGIVGYGFCKFGAAFGFQDHPNVEVVAVSDLFPDRCEGLARATRCKKTYPSLEELVKDDTIEAVFCATDPPHHAQHCMEVLKHGKHIAVNVPAVFGFDSLEQADQLFEAVKKASGLHYMMFETSYYHPGLWPMRKIYQAGGFGRHVYSEGEYCHFHDGKAPMPSYKGWREGLPPLWYPTHSTAYYVGVTGGSFTHVSAQGRPGDWYWLRPGANKFNNTFATECALFRTSDGGMCHMSCSFDTAGHKGVKGRFRGELGSFEGDLKDLKHWGTFEGVANADGKKPTLPNLSRPPLPPNVDPGGHGGAEGQLMNEFVTAILQDRTPWCNIADALNMTVAGVVASQSAKQDGERLKVPQYTMPT